One window from the genome of Cucumis melo cultivar AY chromosome 10, USDA_Cmelo_AY_1.0, whole genome shotgun sequence encodes:
- the LOC103500190 gene encoding uncharacterized protein LOC103500190: MSYSTILKRLSLKLVIDRKAKRILYAEADKTFIDFLFTMLSLPFATLMKLISISPISTTMFWSLGNLYSSVKTLDIKYFKPNETKEKLLNPKSQLDTVFQIESSSSLAPPTNYYTCCGSYFTSTVHTQCPKCFKSMVEPATYVYGLGELKPFEGGLGYVEGGVRYMVMDDLTVKPIFSSMSTILVLKELEVDDVRMIDEKLVYLDIDEGLKLLKASMQSYTVLTDVLFHKIIDFSTTDSCGKKRKPSVFKK; this comes from the exons atgtcCTACAGCACAATTCTAAAAAGAT TGAGTTTGAAGCTAGTGATAGACAGAAAGGCGAAGAGAATTCTCTATGCTGAAGCTGACAAAACGTTCATAGACTTTCTGTTCACTATGCTTTCACTTCCTTTTGCAACTTTAATGAAACTCATCTCTATCTCGCCAATCAGCACGACCATGTTTTGGTCACTTGGAAATTTGTATAGCAGTGTCAAAACCTTAGACATCAAATATTTCAAACCAAATGAAACCAAGGAAAAACTCCTTAACCCCAAATCTCAACTTGATACCGTTTTCCAAATTGAATCCTCTTCTTCTTTAGCTCCACCAACTAATTATTACACATGTTGTGGTTCTTATTTCACTTCTACTGTTCATACACAATGTCCCAAATGCTTCAAATCCATGGTTGAACCAGCAACTTATGTTTATGGATTAGGTGAATTAAAGCCCTTTGAAGGAGGATTGGGTTATGTGGAAGGAGGGGTTAGGTATATGGTGATGGATGATCTTACTGTCAAACCTATTTTCTCTTCTATGTCTACTATTTTGGTTTTGAAGGAGTTGGAGGTTGATGATGTTCGTATGATTGATGAGAAGCTTGTTTATTTGGACATCGATGAG ggtttgaAGTTGTTGAAGGCTTCTATGCAATCATACACTGTGCTCACCGATGTGCTTTTTCACAAGATCATCGACTTCTCAACAACGGATAGTTGCG GAAAGAAGAGGAAACCGTCAGTATTCAAGAAATAA